Proteins co-encoded in one Setaria viridis chromosome 9, Setaria_viridis_v4.0, whole genome shotgun sequence genomic window:
- the LOC117839696 gene encoding palmitoyl-acyl carrier protein thioesterase, chloroplastic: MGTSKEDSRLRPSQSAAGNTIGLMLALAFGFGRIIHDGLMLHDGLMFRQNFSIRSYEIVADRTTSIETLMNHLQTAGLLDDGFGSTPEMSKRNLLWVVSQMQAIVERYPCWLTFCSD, from the exons ATGGGAACCAGCAAAGAGGACAGCCGCCTCCGACCAAGCCAGTCCGCCGCCGGCAACACCATTGGGCTCATGTTGGCTTTGGCGTTTGGCTTCGGCCGGATCATACATGATGGGCTCATGTTACATGATGGGCTCATGTTCAGGCAGAACTTCTCCATTAGGTCCTATGAGATTGTGGCAGATAGGACAACGTCTATAGAGACACTGATGAACCATTTGCAG ACTGCTGGGCTGCTAGATGATGGATTCGGCTCCACACCAGAGATGAGTAAACGAAACTTGTTATGGGTGGTTAGCCAAATGCAGGCCATTGTTGAGCGTTATCCATGCTG GTTGACATTTTGCTCTGATTAA